The stretch of DNA GACGAGGCGACGTCGGCCGAGTCGGTCGGAGATCGGGGCGACGGCCAGACCGCCGAGCACGTAGCCGATCAGGTAGAGGACCACCGGCCAGCGCTCAGCGCTCGCGGCGTTGGCCGGGGTGCAACCGGCCTTGATCTGCGTGCACGTCTGGATGAACGAGACGTTGATGTTGAAGTTGCAGTAGAAGACCAGGAACAGGCCTAGTCCGACGATGCCGGTGACGGCGTAGCGGACCGCATGGCGAGGCAGACGGTCGAGGCGCCCCAGCAACAGGGCGCTCATGCCGGGCGTGGCCGCGTTCGCGCCGGGTGTGGTGGTGGACATGGGTGTGTGCTCCTGCGTCGGTGCGCACGGCGGTATCGGCCGCGGCGTGGAGGTATGAGGTCATCGCCTGTCGTCGCCGAGGATGAAGATGAGCGAGATATCGTTGACGAGAGTGTTAACAATCTCGTGTGACATGCGTCATGTCAACCCCCGTGCGGACGAGCGCACGCCGGATGCCTTCGAGGGGCCGGAGGGCGGGCTCAGGAGCGCGGAGCGTCCTCGGCGTCGCTGAGCGCCTGGAGGACGCTGGCGAGGTGGGCACGGACGGCCGCCTCGGCGTCCGCCGGATCGCGGCGGCAGATCGCCTCGATGATCGCGAGATGCTGCGGCAGCGACGTCTGCGGGCGCCCGGGCCGGAACGCCAGCCGGAACTGATGGCGCACGTTGCGGGCCCGCAGCCGGGCCAGCACCTCGGCGGCGACCGGCTGGTCGGCGAGCGCGATCACCCGCTCGTGCAGCTGCTGGTTGAGCTGGGAGTATCCGGCCACGTCGCCGGACTGCACGCAGGACGTCATCGCGGCGCCGAGCGCCCGGAGGTCGTCGATCGCCTCGTCGTTCACGTTCTCTGCGGCCTTCGCGCCACACAGACCCTCCAGGGCCATGCGGACCTCGGTGATCTGCAAGGCCTCCGCCACCGTGACGACCCGCACCCGAGCGCCCCGGTTCGCGATCCGCTCGACCAGACCCTCGTGTGTCAGGTCGATGAGCGCAGCGCGGACAGCGCCCCGGCTCGCGCCAAGGGAGTCGGAGAGCTCTGCCTCGACCAGACGCTGGCCCGGAACCAGGTCACCGGCCAGGATCGCCGCACGGACCGAAGCGGCCACCTCGACCTGGGTGACGACGCGTTCGACGCTCACGGACTCCTCCTCGCTGCAGCCGGCCACCAGCCGCTGAGCCGCATCGTATCGGGCGCCGGACACCGGGGACCCGCCCCGCGAGCAAGATTGTTGACAATCCTGTCGGACAATGCCAGCCTGGCCGCATCATGCTGATCGATGCCCATGGCCACTACACGACGGCTCCCCGGGCCCACACCGACTGGCGCGTCGCGCAATTGCGGGCATGGAGCGAGGGCGGGACGACCCCCGCCTACCCGGTGATCGCCGATGACGCGATCCGCGAGACCCTTGAGTCGGCGCAGCTACGGCTGCAGGCCGAGCGTGGCACCGATCTGACGCTGTTCTCGCCCCGAGCCTCCGCGATGGCGCACCACGAGGGGGATCTCCAGACGAGCATCGGCTGGGCCCAGGTGTCCAACGACCTCATCGCCCGAGTGGTCGAGCTCTACCCGCGCAACTTCGCGCCGGTGGCACAACTGCCCCAGGCACCGGGTGAGCCGCTGGATGCCGCCGTCGCCGAGGTGCACCGGGTCGCTGGTATGGGCTTCGCCGGGGTCAACCTCAACCCCGACCCGAGTGGCGGCCGGTGGACGGCGCCCGCCCTCACCGACCCCCTCTGGTACCCGCTCTACGAGGCGCTGGTCGAGCACGACCTGCCGGCGATGGTCCACGTCTCCTCGACCTGTACGCCGGTCTTCCACGCGACCGGGGCGCACTACCTCAACGCCGATACGACCGCGTTCATGCAACTGCTGCAGGGGGACCTGTTCGCCGACTTCCCCGCCCTGAGGTTGATCATCCCCCACGGCGGCGGCGCGGTGCCGTACCACTGGGGGCGCTACCGCGGGCTCGCGGACATGCTGGGCAAGCCGGCGCTGGATACCCACGTGATGGGGAACGTCTTCTTCGACACCTGCGTCTACCACCAGCCCGGCATCGACCTCCTGGTCGACGTGATCGACACCCGCAACCTGCTCTTCGGTAGCGAGATGGTCGGTGCCGTGCGGGGAATCGACCCGACGACAGGTCACTACTTCGACGACACCCGCCGCTACATCGAAGCGGCGGACCTCGACGACGAGCAGCGCGCGCTGATCTTCGAGGGCAACGCCCGGCGCGTCTACCCCCGCCTGAGGAGCCTGTCATGAGGAACGTCGTCGTCACCGAGGTGCCGCGTCCCGACAGGGAGGACATCGCCACGCTCCGCGGGTACGGCGTCGCCACCCTCCACGAGGCGATGGGTCGGGTCGGCAGCCTCGGACCCGATCTGCGGCCCATCCAGCAGGGCCTGACGGTCGCCGGCAGCGCGGTCACCGCGCTGTGCTGGCCCGGTGACAACCTGATGATCCACGTCGCGGTCGAGCAGTGCCGGCCCGGCGACCTCCTGGTCGTGGCCAGCGCGGCCCCGTCGACGCATGGGATGTTCGGCGAGCTCTTCGCCACGGCGCTGGCGCACCGCGGGGTGACCGCGGTCATCAGCGACACCGGCGTGCGTGACACTCAGGAACTGCGCGAGATGGGCTTCGGTGCGTGGTCGCGCCACGTCTCCGCGCAGGGCACCGTGAAGGCGACGGCAGGCCACGTCAACCTCCCGGTCGTCATCGCCGGCCAGCGGATCGAGGCCGGCGATGTGGTGGTCGCCGACGACGACGGTGTGGTGGTCGTGCCTCGTGCCCGGGTCGCGGAGACGATCGCGGCGTCCCAGGCGCGCCTCGAGAAGGAGACCGCCACCCGTGCCGCCTTCCGGCAGGGCGAGCTCGGCCTCGACCGCTACCGACTGCGACCGCTGCTGGAGGAGCTGGGCGTGGCCTACAAGACCCACGAGCAGGCCCTGAGGGACGGCGACCTGACATGACCGGCATCCCGTGCGCCCTGATGCGCGGCGGCACCTCCAAAGGTGCCGTCTTCCTCGCTTCCGACCTGCCCACGACAGCCGACGAGCGCGACGCGCTGGTCCTGCGCGTGATGGGCAGTCCGGACCCTCGCCAGATCGACGGCCTCGGCGGCGCGCATCCGCTGACCAGCAAGGTGGCCGTGGTGTCGGCCTCGAGCGACGAGGGGGTCGACGTGGACTACCTCTTCCTGCAGGCGGTCGTCGACCAGCCGATCGTGTCGACCTCGCAAACCTGCGGGAACATGCTCGCGGCGGTGGCGCCCTTCGCCATCGAGCGTGGCCTCGTCGAGGCCGCCGACGGTTTCACCGACGTGCGCGTACGGATGCTCAACACCGGAGGTCTGGCCACCCTGCGGGTGTGCACACCGGGCGGCAAGGTGACCTACGACGGTGACGTCGAGCTCTCCGGCGTCCCGGGCACCGCGGCCCCCGTGCGGATCGACGTCGAGCCAAGCTCCAGTCCGCTGCTGCCGACGGGGAACGTCACCGACACGCTCGCCGGTCTCGAGGTCACCTGCATCGACAACGGGATGCCGTCGGTGATCATCCGTGCCAGCGACCTCGGCGTGCGCGGCGACGAGGAGCCGGCCGAGCTTGAGGCCGACAAGGCGCTCACCGCCCGAATCCATGAGCTCCGCGCCGAGGCCGTCGAGGCGATGGGCCTCGACACCGACCTCGAAGCCACGACCGTGCCGAAGATGGTCCTCGTCTCAGCGCCGCGGCACGGGGGTGCGATCTCGACCCGCAGCTTCATCCCGGTCCGGGTGCACCAGGCGATCGGCGTGCTCGGCGCCGCCAGCGTCGCCGCTGCCACCATCCTGCCCGGCAGCGTCGCTGCCGACCTGGCCCGGGTCCGGGACGGCCGGGTCCGGATCGAGCACCCGACCGGCTTTCTCGACCTCGCTGTGGAGGCCGGCGAGGACGGGATCGCTCGGACCACCGTCACCCGCACCGCCCGAATGATCTTCGACGGCACCGTCTACCCGGTGCCCGCGACCCGCTCCTAAGGAGGACCGCATGGCGGCCCCACTCGGCGACATCGCCCACCTTGGTCACGCAGAGCTGCTGACCCCCGACCTCGAGGGATCCACCTGGTTCTTCACCGAGATCCTCGGCCTGACCGAGACCAAACGCGAGGGCGACTCGGTCCACCTCCGCACGTTCGACGACTACGAGCTGACCAGCCTCGTCCTCACCGGCCACCACACCACCGGCATCCGTCGTACCGCGTTGCGCGCCAGCAGCGAGGATGCGCTACAGCGCCGGGTTCGCGCCATCGAGGAGTCCGGCGGCAGCGGATCATGGGTCGAGGGCAGGGCCGGAACCGGCCGCAACTACGTGACCACCGATCCGGACGGCCACGAGATCGGGCTGTACTACGAGACCGAGCGCTACGTCGCCCCCGACCACCTCAAGCCGGGCCTCAAGAACCAGCCGCAGGCCAAGCCGCGGCAGGGCGTCGGCGTGCGCCGCCTCGACCACGTCAACTACCTGGGCTCCCAGGTCGCGCTCAACGCCGACTTCATCCAGCACGTCCTCGGCGCTCGGCCCACCGAGCAGATCCAGATGAACGACGGCCGGATCGCGGCCAAGTGGCTCAGCTTCGGCAACAAGTCCTACGACATCGTCTACACCGAGGACTGGAAGGGCGCCCACGGCCGCCTGCATCACCTCGCGTTCGCCACCGACAGCCGCGAGGACATCCTGCGTGCGGCCGACCTCTGCCTCGACAACGGCGTGAAGATCGAGACCGGGCCGCACAAGCACGCGATCCAGCAGACGTTCTTCCTCTACGTCTTCGAGCCGGGCGGCAACCGGATCGAGCTGTGCAACCCGCTCAGCCGGTTGATCCTCGACCCCGACTGGCCGCTGGTCACCTGGACCGAGGCCGAACGTGCGAAGGGCCAGGCCTGGGGCCTGCGGACCATCGAGAGCTTCCACACGCTCGGCATGCCGCCGGTCGACTGAACGAGGAGAGAGCATGAGCACGCGGATCGACGCCCGCCTGTGGGCGGCGGACGAGCGCACCACTGTCATCGGGGGCGAGTGGCAGGGCGGCGACGGCGACCAGATCGAGGTCGCCGAGAAGGCGACTGGCGAGCCGCTGCTGATCATGCGCGAGGCCTCGCTGGAGCAGCTCGACCGGGCGGTTGCAGCCGCCAAGGCCGCGCAGCCCGGTTGGGCGGCCCGGCCGGCCGACGTACGCGCGGGCGTGCTCCGCCGTGCGGCGGATCTGCTCGAGCAGCACCACGACGAGGTCGTTGAGTGGATCGTCCGAGAGTCGGGCAGCGTGCCGGCCAAGGCGCATGCCGCGGAGTACCTCCAGGCGCTCGACGAGTTCCGCGAGGCGGCCGACCTCGCCGAGCGTACGGTCGCCCGCCCACTCCCCCCGCACGGCGAGGACGCCAGCGTCGCCGAGCGCGTCCCGTACGGCGTGGTCGGCGTGATCACACCGTGGAACGTGCCCTTCACGCTGGCGATGCGCACGGTCGCCCCGGCCCTCGCGCTCGGCAACGCGATCGTGCTCAAGCCCGACCACCAGACACCGGTCAGCGGCGCGGTGCTGATCGGGCGCCTGCTCGAGGAAGCAGGGCTCCCGGCCGGCGTCTTCAACGCCGTGCCCGGGCAGGGTCCTTCCGTCGGGTCCGCCCTGGTGACCCACCCCGACGTGTCGATGGTGAGCTTCACCGGGTCCACCGCCGTGGGGCGCACCATCGCCACGCTGGCCGCGCCGTACCTGAAGAAGGTGGCGCTCGAGCTCGGCGGCAAGAACCCGCACGTCGTGCTCGACGATGCGGACATCGAGGGTGCCGCCGCGGCCGGTGCGTGGGGCAACTTCACCCACCAGGGCCAGGTCTGCATGGCGATCGGGCGTCACGTGATCGCCGCGCCGGTGCTCGAGGACTACGCCGCCGAGCTGGCGCGGTGGGCCCGCGGACTGCGTGTCGGCGACCCGTTCCGGGAGGACGTCGAGCTCGGCCCCCTCATCAACGCCCGCCAGGCTGATCGCGTGATGGCGCTGATCGAGGACGCGGTCGCGCAGGGTGCCGAGCTGCTCGCCGGCGGGGAGCGTCGCGGCAACTTCGTCCAGCCGACCGTCTTGAAGGGCGTCACGCCGGCGATGCGGGCGTACGCAGAGGAGGTCTTCGGACCGGTCGCCGTCGTGGTCGCCGCCGCTGACGACGAGGACGCCGTGCGGATCGCGAACGACACCGAGTACGGCCTGTCCGCTTCGGTGCACAGCGCCTCGCCGGAGCGGGCCGAGGCGGTTGCGGACCGCATCGTCTCCGGGATGGTGCACATCAACGGCCAAACGATCAATGACAACGCGTGGGCACCGATGGGCGGCACGAAGGCGTCCGGCAGCGGTGGCCGCTTCGGCGGTGAGTCCAATGCGGACATGTTCACCTACACGCGGTGGCGCACGGTCCGCAAGGACGCAGACCGGGGCCACTTCGTCGCCCGACCGGCGGTGCCATGAGCGGCAAGGCGCAGCTCGACGAGCTGACTCTGGTCGAGGCGGCAGCGGCGATCCGAGCCGGGGAGCTGTCCCCGGTCGAGCTCACCGAGCGCATCTTGGAGCGGATCGCGACGACCGAGCCGTCGCTGCAGGCCTATGCCCTTGTCGACGAGGAGGGTGCCCGGGCGGCCGCGGCCGCCGCGGAGCGGGCGGTCCGACGCGGCGACACGCTCGGGTCGCTTCACGGTGTGCCGCTGGGTGTGAAGGACCTCTTCGACACCGACGGGCTGCGCACCACCTACGGCTCGCCGCGGTACGCGAAGCACGTACCCGAACGCGACGCCACCGCCGTGGCGCGCCTGCGCGCCGCCGGCGCCGTCATCCTCGGCAAGCACACCACGCACGAGTTCGCGTGGGGCGGTCGCACCGACAGCGCCTTCTACGGGCCGACCCACAACCCGCATCGCCAGGGTCACATCGCCGGCGGCTCCTCGGGCGGCTCCGGTGCCTCCGTCGCCGCGGGCAGTTGCCTGGGCGCTATCGGTACCGACACCGCGGGCAGCGTCCGGATCCCGGGGGCGCTGAGCGGCTGTGTCGGCTTCAAGCCCTCGCGCGGGCGGATCAGCCTGGCCGGCGTCATGCCGCTGTCCTCGACGCTCGACCACGTGGGCGCCCTGGCGCGCACGGTCGCCGACGCGGCGGTGATCGCCGACGCCATCGCCGGTCCGGACCCGGCCGATGCGCGCACCCTCCGGCTGGTCGACCCGTTGGCTCCGGGTGACGTCGGCACGGCGCGCGTCGCCGTACTCGGCGGCTGGGCCACCGAGGTTCTGCACCCGGGCGTGCGCTACGCCCTGGACGGGGCGGCCCGCACCCTCGCCGATGCGGGGCTCGACGTGGAGACCGTCGACCTGCCCGGGGAGGCAGCGATGCCGCACGCCGTCCTCACGCGGATCCTGTTCGAGGCGGGGCTGCTGCACCGCTCCGCCTTCGAGGCCGAGCCGGCGTCCTTCGGGGCCGACCTCACCGAGCTGCTGGCGTTGCCTTGTCCGGCACCGGCCGAGCTGGCGAGCACCGAGGCCGCGATCGCCCGCTTCTCCGCACAGCTGCTCGGCCTGCTGGAGCGGTACGACACGCTCCTGTTGCCGACCGTCCCCTGCCCGGCGCCTCGGCTCGGCCAGCGGTCGATCGCGTTCCCCGGGGTCGCAGAGGAGGTCGAGATCGAGGATGTGCTGACCCGCCTGACCTCACCGTTCAACGCGACCGGCCTCCCGGCCGTGAGCGTCCCAGCCGGCTTCGTCGACGGGCTGCCGGTCGCCGTGCAGGCCGTCGGACGCCCGTACGGTGACCCGACCGCGCTCGGCGTCGCGGCCCTTCTCGAGGGACGGTCCGCCTGAGGGCCGGAGAACGGGTGCTGCGTTCGATGCCATGTCCCGACTCCCCCGGTATAGCTGACGCCTGGCCTCCAGCCGCTCCACACGTCACCCACAGGGTGTGTCGATCCGCCGCGAACGGGCCACCGTCCCCCCGATGACCTCATCCGCCGAGGAGGAGTCGGAGGGTACGGTCGTCGCGTGGGCGCAGTCGCGAGGTTGCAATGCCGCCTCAAGGGACACAGATGGGCCCCGTACGGGCCTCCCCCAGCGCGCAGGGATTATCTGCCGGACGTCGTGCGGTGCCAACGCTGTTCGGCGTACCGCTTCGCCACCGGAGCCGCGCTCGACCGTCACGACCTCCGTCGCCTGCGCCCGTACCCGGAGCCGCTACCGCCGGGCACGCCGACTGGATGGTTTCGATACCGGGGCGACGGCGCCGATCCGCACGACCGACCTTCCTAGGCCGATGGCACCGACCAGCCGCGATCCGCGCACACCGAGTGCGACTTCTTCCCGCGCATCGTCTGAGCCGTCTCGCCTCGCCGCCTAGGACGGCAACTCGTCGGCGCGTTCCTCGAGCAACGCGTCGGGCGCAGTCAACCTCCACGCCTCGAAGGTGAGCTCGGCCAGCTCGTCGCGCTCGACACCTGCGAGGTGGACCACGACCCAGCCGAAGCCTCCGGAGGTGAACTGCACCTCGAAGACGTCCGGCCGCTCGGCCACCAGGGCGAGCTGCTCGACGATCGTCTGCTTCAACCCGACCGTTCGGGTCGCCGGCCACAGGTAGCCGAAGGCACGCCGATCGACGTCGAACCGGAGCCACTTGTCCCGGTCGGAGCGGCCGACACCGGGAAGCTGGGAGACCAGGTCGAGGAAGTCGGGGATCTCGCAGGGCACGAGCGTCATCATGCCGTGGACGGTGCGCGGCGGTGGACGGGCGCTGCACGCCGTGGCGAAGAACGCGTAGATCGGGCCGGAGGCATGGACGTTGGGGACGACGTACGCAGAGGCCAGCACCCAGGACCGCCCTCGGCATCGACACGGGCCGTGTGTGCACGCCCGGGATTAGTCCAGCCCGGATCGAAGTTGTGCAGTCGTGCCTGGTCCCACGCTCCTCACCTCGTTCGCGATGGACCGCTTCAGCCCGATGCGCTTCGACCCCGCACGCGAGTCATCTCAGAGCGAGGTGGACGCTCTTCTCGATGCCGCACGGCGCGCCCCGTCCGCGGGCAACTCACAGCCCTGGGCGTTCATCGTGGGACGGCGAGGCGATGACACCCACAGGCGTCTCGTGGGTCACCTCGCTCGGAGTTCTTCCTCGTGGGCGCCGGCGGCCAGCATCCTGACTGCCAACCTGTGCCTCCGCTTCGTGGAAGGGAGCGAGATGGAGTATTCGGAGTTCGCCCACTACGACCTCGGCCAGGCTGTCGCCCACATGACCTTCCAAGCCCATGCCATGGGTCTGGCCGTTCACCAGTTCCGAGCCTTCGATCGTCAGCGCCTCGCCGACGACTTCCGGGTGCCGTCTCCTTGGGAGATCACGAGCATGGCGGCGATCGGCGTACCTGTCGGCGCCCGAGAGACACACACCGGGACCGGCACCAGCCGCGAGCGACGATCGATCCGCGACGTCGTGTGGTGTTAGAGCGCCGGGTGCCGTCCGGACTTCGGGAGTCGACGTGCCTAGCATCGGCTCATGAACGCTCCGACGCCGTACCTCCTCTTCCCGATGGGCACCGCTCGCGAGGCTCTGACGTTCTACGGCGACGTGTTCGGCTGCGCCGTGCAGCTTCACACCCTCGAGGATTTCCACAGAACCGACGGCCCAGCCGATGGCATCGCCCACGGCTACCTCGTGAACGGGCCAGTCGAGCTGTTCGCAGCCGACGCGTCGGGCGAGGAGCCGTCCTTCCGCTGCGAGGGCATGATGCTCTCCCTCCTCGGCGCAGCCGCGCCCTCGACGCTCCACGCCTGGTTTTCGCGTCTCTCCGATGGCGGGCGAATAGTGGCTCCCCTGGAGGCTCGACCGTGGGGCGCATCCGACGGCCAGGTCATCGACCGCTACGGAGTGCACTGGCTCATCGGCTTCGAGGGCGACGAGAGTGGATGAGGGCCCACTCACCGGATCGGCCGAGATTCAGATCCCAGTCACGCGGACCGGCATCCGCACCATCCGGGAATTCGCCACGACCGCACCTATCGTTTTGCGATAGGTTTCGTCCATGGCGAAGTCGGTGGTACCCCTCAAGGCAATCATCGCGGCGATCCTTGCCTGGTCGGTCCTCATGCAGGTGCTGGTGCTGCCGTGGACGGCTGGGACCTACGCCGCGAGGTATCCCGAGTTCGCCTGGATGCGATCGCCGCTCCTTGTCATCTCGATCGTGGCCCTCGCCGTTGTGGAGTTCGGCCTGCTCGGCGTATGGCAGCTCTTGACGTTCGTCAGCCACGGCATTCTTTTCTCTTCCCCCGCCGCGGACCGCTGGGTCACGCGGGAGATCGGAGCAGTGGCCCTGGTGACGGCTCTCGGCGCGGCCATGCTGGTCATCATCGACCTGCCGTTGGGCGTCGTCCTGTTGCCGGTCGAGGTACTCCTCGGTGCTGCTGCGGTGCTGCTGGTCGTCGTGCTACGCGGCCTCCTGCGCGCGGCCGCTACCCAGCATCACGAGCTGGAGTCAGTCGTCTGATGACGGTCGTGGTCGATCTCGAGTCGATGATGACCCACCGGGGCATCGGCGTCACCCAGCTGGCGAACCTCATCGGCATCACACCTGCGAACCTCGCCGTGTTGAAGAACGGCCGGGCGAAAGCCGTGCGGTTCACCACCCTCGATGCTCTTTGTGAGGTGCTCGATTGCCAGCCGGGCGACATCATCCGGTGGGTGCCAGATGCTCCCGGAGAGCGCGACTGAGCCACACGACGGACGTCTATCTCGTTTTCCGAGACTGGCCCTGAAGCACCGCCGCGAGCCGGAGTGCGGAGCGATCACCGGAGCACCGCACGCTCTGAGAGACTCGGGCCATGAGCTACGACCTCGCGGTCTGGGCCGACGTCGCCCCGTTCGCTGGCCATCCGCCGCAGGACGCCTACGCGACGGTGACCGATCTCCTCGAGGACGATGAAGCGCTCGCGGCGCCGATGGCCGAGGTGATCGATGACTTCGTCGACGCGCTGCTCGCACGGTGGCCGGCCCTCGGCGAGCCGGGGGACGAGAGATCGCCGTGGGCGATGGGACCCGAGATCGGCGACTGTCTCGGCGCCTGCATCTACATCACGATGACGTTTCCGGGCGCGGAGTTCGCCGTTCCCGTCATCGCCGCGGAAGCCCGGGCTCGCGGTCTGGTGTGCTTCGATCCGCAACGCGGAGAGGCGATCTGAGCTGCTGCGCGCCAGCTCTCGCCACTCCCCGGGGTCGCACCTCCCCCTCAGGCCGCGTCCGTGCGGCGGTGTCGCCGGTAGGAAGCGGCGATGGCCAGGATCGCACCGGCGACGGCCCAGGCCGCGATGACGAGGAGGCGGTCGGTGGTCTCGACGCCGCCGAAGTAGACGGTACGGCGCAGGGCGTCGACGCCGGCGCCGTTCGGGATCCAGGGGCCGATGGTGGCCCAGAACGAGGGCAGCATCCGGTAGGGGTAGGCGCCGCCGGCGCTCGGGTTGCCCACGATGACGAAGACGAGGATGGTCGCGGCGACGCCCAGGAAGCCGAACAGCACCTGGAAGGCCATCGTGACGGTGGCCGCGGCGAGGGTCAGCAGCGTGACGATGCCCCAGATCGCGCCGAAGTGGCCGGTCAGTGCGCCCAGGACCGGATCGGCGATGACGGCGGCGCCGAGACCGACGAAGCCGGCGTACGGGACTGTGGCGCCGAGCCGCCACAGCGTACGGCGGAAGGTCGCGGGGCGGGCACCGCGGGCCATCCCGAGGGTGGCGGCGAAGAGGTACCCGGCCAGGACGGCGCTGATGGCCACGTAGAACCCGACCGCGCCGGTCTCGTCTCCGGCCTGGTGGGGCACCACGTCGGTGACAGCGACGGTCCGATGCTGCTGGTCCTCGGCAGCGTTGATGACCCGCTCGACCGCTGAGGCGAGAGTCGCCCCGCCGCCACTCGCGACCAGCAGCCGGTCCTGGGTGCCGGAGGCGTCCACGACGAGCACGGCCGAGACCTCGGCGCGCTCGAGCTGTCGTCGGGCGATGGACTCGTTCTCGACCGCCGTCGCCTTCAGCGGCGTGCCGTCGATGCCGTTGAGACCGTCGACCAGCTGGGCGCTGGTCTGTGCCGGGGCGACGACGGCGATCGGAACGTGATGCGGCGTCGGGGTGTGGAACGCGCCTACATAGGAGAGCAGGAACCCGAGGCACAGCAGTCCGGTGCCGATGCCCAGCAGCAGGGAACGCGGGCTGATGGCGTCGCGGAACTCCTCGGCGAACGTCTCCTTGCGCGCAGGGTCGACAGCAGGGTCGACAGCGGGGTCGACAGCGGGGTCGACAGCAGGGTCAGCGTGCCGGCCGGGTGAATCGCTCATGCCGAGATCTCCTTGATGGTGGCCGGCGTTCGGCGCGGCCGGCGGTGCTGGGGCACACGGGTCGCGGTTGTCCACACCACCCGTTCGATACATACTGTATCGAATACGATTCGTATCGCAATGTTCGGAGAGCCCATGGAGAAGTCGGCGTCGGTCCGCCCACGACGGCGGGTGGAGACCCGCGCACAGCTGATCGCCGCGGCGGCCGAGCTGTTCACCGAGCGTGGCACCACCCACGTCAGCGTCGAGGCGATCTGCGAACGCGCCGGCTTCACCCGCGGCGCCTTCTACTCCAACTTCAAGACCGTCGACGAGCTGTTCTTCGCGCTCTACAAGCAGCGCTACGCCGAGGTTCAGCAACAGTTGGAGACCATCGTCCCGCAAGCACTGCTCCCCGCCGATGCACCGCACGACCTGCACGCGGTCGTCGCAGCGGTGCTCGAGGCGCTGCCCAGCGACCCCCAGTGGTCGGCGGTGCGCGCCGGGTTCGTCGCCCAGGCCCAGCATCGGGCCGAGCTGGCGGCCGAGCTCCGCGCGCACGCCGAGGCCTTCAGCCGGCACCTGCAGCCTCTGCTGCTGCGCGGCCTGGACATCGTCGGCCGACGGCTGTCGACCACCCCCGAGATCTTCACCAGGGCGGTCCTGGCCGCGGATGCCGGCGCCATCACGCTGGCGCCCCTGCACGACGACGCCAGGCACGTGCGCGAGGCCGCCGTACGCGGGGTGATCCTCGGTCTGACGACCGAGGTGGGGACTCCGCCGTCCGGCGATGACGCCGGACGCTAGGCGTCGCTGTCGGAGAGGCTCCGCCGTACGTCGACCACGTACTCGTCGAACGTCAGGCCTGCCGCCTCCAGCCTGTCCACGACCCTCCTGGCACGCAGGAGCGCTGCATGCTCGTTGTAGCGACACCGGCGAACGAACTCGGTGTCGCAGAGCGAGGGCGGGCGCTCCGCCTCCCACTGCAGAGCGATGTTGAGACACATGTCCCCGCGTCGGATCGCCCATCCGTTCCCGGCATCGACCACCACGAGGCACCATCGCTCCTTGGCGGTGATGTCGACCTCATGGAAGCCCGAGGGATAGACGGTGTACGAGGCGACGCGGTAGGTGGGCCCCACCGGCACGTGCGTCGTCGACTCGTCGGGGGCATCAGCCTCCCGCCATCTACCTCGTGCCTCCGCGGTCGAGGCACGCGCGAACCGACGCAGGCTCGACGCCTGTCGCGGCGCCACTCTCGGGAAGAGACTCCGCTGGCGGGAGGCGTCACCGCCGTTCGCGCTCACGATGCCGGCCCGGCCAGACGG from Nocardioides sp. BP30 encodes:
- a CDS encoding GntR family transcriptional regulator, which encodes MSVERVVTQVEVAASVRAAILAGDLVPGQRLVEAELSDSLGASRGAVRAALIDLTHEGLVERIANRGARVRVVTVAEALQITEVRMALEGLCGAKAAENVNDEAIDDLRALGAAMTSCVQSGDVAGYSQLNQQLHERVIALADQPVAAEVLARLRARNVRHQFRLAFRPGRPQTSLPQHLAIIEAICRRDPADAEAAVRAHLASVLQALSDAEDAPRS
- a CDS encoding amidohydrolase family protein, coding for MLIDAHGHYTTAPRAHTDWRVAQLRAWSEGGTTPAYPVIADDAIRETLESAQLRLQAERGTDLTLFSPRASAMAHHEGDLQTSIGWAQVSNDLIARVVELYPRNFAPVAQLPQAPGEPLDAAVAEVHRVAGMGFAGVNLNPDPSGGRWTAPALTDPLWYPLYEALVEHDLPAMVHVSSTCTPVFHATGAHYLNADTTAFMQLLQGDLFADFPALRLIIPHGGGAVPYHWGRYRGLADMLGKPALDTHVMGNVFFDTCVYHQPGIDLLVDVIDTRNLLFGSEMVGAVRGIDPTTGHYFDDTRRYIEAADLDDEQRALIFEGNARRVYPRLRSLS
- a CDS encoding 4-carboxy-4-hydroxy-2-oxoadipate aldolase/oxaloacetate decarboxylase → MRNVVVTEVPRPDREDIATLRGYGVATLHEAMGRVGSLGPDLRPIQQGLTVAGSAVTALCWPGDNLMIHVAVEQCRPGDLLVVASAAPSTHGMFGELFATALAHRGVTAVISDTGVRDTQELREMGFGAWSRHVSAQGTVKATAGHVNLPVVIAGQRIEAGDVVVADDDGVVVVPRARVAETIAASQARLEKETATRAAFRQGELGLDRYRLRPLLEELGVAYKTHEQALRDGDLT
- a CDS encoding 4-oxalomesaconate tautomerase is translated as MTGIPCALMRGGTSKGAVFLASDLPTTADERDALVLRVMGSPDPRQIDGLGGAHPLTSKVAVVSASSDEGVDVDYLFLQAVVDQPIVSTSQTCGNMLAAVAPFAIERGLVEAADGFTDVRVRMLNTGGLATLRVCTPGGKVTYDGDVELSGVPGTAAPVRIDVEPSSSPLLPTGNVTDTLAGLEVTCIDNGMPSVIIRASDLGVRGDEEPAELEADKALTARIHELRAEAVEAMGLDTDLEATTVPKMVLVSAPRHGGAISTRSFIPVRVHQAIGVLGAASVAAATILPGSVAADLARVRDGRVRIEHPTGFLDLAVEAGEDGIARTTVTRTARMIFDGTVYPVPATRS
- a CDS encoding VOC family protein; the encoded protein is MAAPLGDIAHLGHAELLTPDLEGSTWFFTEILGLTETKREGDSVHLRTFDDYELTSLVLTGHHTTGIRRTALRASSEDALQRRVRAIEESGGSGSWVEGRAGTGRNYVTTDPDGHEIGLYYETERYVAPDHLKPGLKNQPQAKPRQGVGVRRLDHVNYLGSQVALNADFIQHVLGARPTEQIQMNDGRIAAKWLSFGNKSYDIVYTEDWKGAHGRLHHLAFATDSREDILRAADLCLDNGVKIETGPHKHAIQQTFFLYVFEPGGNRIELCNPLSRLILDPDWPLVTWTEAERAKGQAWGLRTIESFHTLGMPPVD
- a CDS encoding aldehyde dehydrogenase family protein, producing MSTRIDARLWAADERTTVIGGEWQGGDGDQIEVAEKATGEPLLIMREASLEQLDRAVAAAKAAQPGWAARPADVRAGVLRRAADLLEQHHDEVVEWIVRESGSVPAKAHAAEYLQALDEFREAADLAERTVARPLPPHGEDASVAERVPYGVVGVITPWNVPFTLAMRTVAPALALGNAIVLKPDHQTPVSGAVLIGRLLEEAGLPAGVFNAVPGQGPSVGSALVTHPDVSMVSFTGSTAVGRTIATLAAPYLKKVALELGGKNPHVVLDDADIEGAAAAGAWGNFTHQGQVCMAIGRHVIAAPVLEDYAAELARWARGLRVGDPFREDVELGPLINARQADRVMALIEDAVAQGAELLAGGERRGNFVQPTVLKGVTPAMRAYAEEVFGPVAVVVAAADDEDAVRIANDTEYGLSASVHSASPERAEAVADRIVSGMVHINGQTINDNAWAPMGGTKASGSGGRFGGESNADMFTYTRWRTVRKDADRGHFVARPAVP